Proteins encoded together in one Monomorium pharaonis isolate MP-MQ-018 chromosome 8, ASM1337386v2, whole genome shotgun sequence window:
- the LOC118646968 gene encoding uncharacterized protein LOC118646968 isoform X3 codes for MIGRVIRHLAVQTPSNKKTGSPAIISTHVQPYNNEKEKSIKAKDMQKTKTPVTSNVIKEVEINDYDVIDNTSENPTLSTSFTLPFILQGEFFKITSKSTGQKIIAQCTNCPKIISGTRTSTENFVSHYNDSKFIHRTNFSRQDDATN; via the exons ATGATTGGTCGAGTAATACGGCACCTAGCGGTGCAGACACCGAGTAACAAGAAGACAGGAAGCCCGGCCATTATTAGTACACACGTACAGCCTTACAATaacgaaaaggaaaaaagcataaaag CTAAAGACATGCAGAAAACAAAAACCCCTGTAACCTCAAATGTTATAAAAGAGGTGGAAATCAATGATTATGATGTTATTGACAACACGAGTGAAAATCCTACGCTTTCGACTTCATTCACGTTACCATTTATATTACAAggcgaatttttcaaaattacatcGAAAAGTACGGGACAGAAAATAATAGCGCAATGTACAAATTGTCCCAAAATTATAAGTGGTACGAGAACTTCTACAGAAAACTTTGTTAGTCATTATAAT GACAGCAAGTTCATCCATCGTACTAACTTTTCAAGACAGG ATGACGCCACCAACTGA
- the LOC118646968 gene encoding uncharacterized protein LOC118646968 isoform X2 — translation MIGRVIRHLAVQTPSNKKTGSPAIISTHVQPYNNEKEKSIKAKDMQKTKTPVTSNVIKEVEINDYDVIDNTSENPTLSTSFTLPFILQGEFFKITSKSTGQKIIAQCTNCPKIISGTRTSTENFVSHYNKFPIADIPDCPGPDCLLLRLHTRK, via the exons ATGATTGGTCGAGTAATACGGCACCTAGCGGTGCAGACACCGAGTAACAAGAAGACAGGAAGCCCGGCCATTATTAGTACACACGTACAGCCTTACAATaacgaaaaggaaaaaagcataaaag CTAAAGACATGCAGAAAACAAAAACCCCTGTAACCTCAAATGTTATAAAAGAGGTGGAAATCAATGATTATGATGTTATTGACAACACGAGTGAAAATCCTACGCTTTCGACTTCATTCACGTTACCATTTATATTACAAggcgaatttttcaaaattacatcGAAAAGTACGGGACAGAAAATAATAGCGCAATGTACAAATTGTCCCAAAATTATAAGTGGTACGAGAACTTCTACAGAAAACTTTGTTAGTCATTATAAT aaatttcCGATTGCCGACATTCCAGATTGCCCAGGTCCTGATTGCCTACTGCTTCGGTTGCACACACGAAAATAA
- the LOC118646968 gene encoding uncharacterized protein LOC118646968 isoform X4 produces the protein MIGRVIRHLAVQTPSNKKTGSPAIISTHVQPYNNEKEKSIKAKDMQKTKTPVTSNVIKEVEINDYDVIDNTSENPTLSTSFTLPFILQGEFFKITSKSTGQKIIAQCTNCPKIISGTRTSTENFVSHYNFQDPPAKYF, from the exons ATGATTGGTCGAGTAATACGGCACCTAGCGGTGCAGACACCGAGTAACAAGAAGACAGGAAGCCCGGCCATTATTAGTACACACGTACAGCCTTACAATaacgaaaaggaaaaaagcataaaag CTAAAGACATGCAGAAAACAAAAACCCCTGTAACCTCAAATGTTATAAAAGAGGTGGAAATCAATGATTATGATGTTATTGACAACACGAGTGAAAATCCTACGCTTTCGACTTCATTCACGTTACCATTTATATTACAAggcgaatttttcaaaattacatcGAAAAGTACGGGACAGAAAATAATAGCGCAATGTACAAATTGTCCCAAAATTATAAGTGGTACGAGAACTTCTACAGAAAACTTTGTTAGTCATTATAAT TTCCAGGATCCCCCtgctaaatacttttaa
- the LOC118646968 gene encoding uncharacterized protein LOC118646968 isoform X1, with translation MIGRVIRHLAVQTPSNKKTGSPAIISTHVQPYNNEKEKSIKAKDMQKTKTPVTSNVIKEVEINDYDVIDNTSENPTLSTSFTLPFILQGEFFKITSKSTGQKIIAQCTNCPKIISGTRTSTENFVSHYNDSKFIHRTNFSRQGKVSTILIQIQIHSRSFSFPHPCR, from the exons ATGATTGGTCGAGTAATACGGCACCTAGCGGTGCAGACACCGAGTAACAAGAAGACAGGAAGCCCGGCCATTATTAGTACACACGTACAGCCTTACAATaacgaaaaggaaaaaagcataaaag CTAAAGACATGCAGAAAACAAAAACCCCTGTAACCTCAAATGTTATAAAAGAGGTGGAAATCAATGATTATGATGTTATTGACAACACGAGTGAAAATCCTACGCTTTCGACTTCATTCACGTTACCATTTATATTACAAggcgaatttttcaaaattacatcGAAAAGTACGGGACAGAAAATAATAGCGCAATGTACAAATTGTCCCAAAATTATAAGTGGTACGAGAACTTCTACAGAAAACTTTGTTAGTCATTATAAT GACAGCAAGTTCATCCATCGTACTAACTTTTCAAGACAGGGTAAGGTTTCGACTATTCTCATTCAAATTCAAATCCACTCACGAAGTTTCTCATTTCCTCATCCATGTAGATGA